A window of the Enterobacteriaceae bacterium 4M9 genome harbors these coding sequences:
- the bcsF gene encoding cellulose biosynthesis protein BcsF: MNITDILQLIVLCAALFIPLGYAGSRWLPRLKRLIRITLMKPRSVKPAGTLRRSHSARTHPEHD, from the coding sequence ATGAACATTACCGATATTCTGCAGCTGATAGTGCTGTGCGCGGCGCTCTTTATCCCGCTGGGCTACGCCGGGTCACGCTGGCTGCCGCGCCTGAAAAGGCTGATTCGTATTACGCTTATGAAACCACGCTCTGTGAAACCAGCCGGAACGCTGCGCCGGAGTCATTCTGCCAGGACACACCCAGAACATGATTAA